The Nycticebus coucang isolate mNycCou1 chromosome 10, mNycCou1.pri, whole genome shotgun sequence sequence atttttatcatcattCTCTTTTATACCTTCTACTAATCTCATAGGTTACCACCAAGGAAAGGATCAGAGGCTATTCACAGGTAAAAAATTGGGGAGAAACATAAGAACAGGGTAGCTGAGTGTTGTCAGGGTTtggtagaagaaaaaataaggctGCATAATGCCTATTTTTAAGTAATTGATTGAAAGGTCAACCTAACCCTCAAAGAAGACACAGTTGGTATTGGAATCATAGTCAAAACTACCATCCCTTTCTCCTCTGAGAATAACTGATCCTGACATTCACAAAAAATATTATTAGCTTTGTACACCCTCATCTACCTTGGAGACCCATGAaattgttttctggttttgttgAGGTTCCTATCAGAACTGTTCCCATGGTGAGTCTCCATTGCCAGTATGCTCAGTGTTAATAAGCAGTGTGGTCACATCGAGCCTCTAAATTTCACTGCACTTCCATGTACTTTCTATGGGGGTAACTCATGAGGTGCTATAATCACAAGTATAGGGACATATGAAGATAtggtattttttgaaattaaatttattaataacaCTCCCAGCTAACTCTGGTTATATCAGATCTGGAGCTTAGCTCATGATTTTCATTCCTCTCAGTGTAGAACATAAACTGGTACCCATGTCTTGCCTTTGCCCTTTTCACTTTACATCGTTGAACCTATTTTCTGTGAGTATTTGGGTACCTAGATCAAACTCTAAGTTTAAACATTAATCTGAACAAGAGTCTGCAAGTCTCCTCTTATTCTTAGTGTCTTCTGAAAAGGAAGACTATCTTGATTTGTAAGAAAAGTTTAAGATTTTCGAGTTATTTGGTCTAGAGAAAAAGAGAGGTAGAACTTGCCAAATATCTGCCAGTTCAGAAAGGGCTGAtgtaagcaaacaaacaaacaaacaaaccagcaaAAGCAAATCAGCCTATATTTCTCACCCAGCCGAACTGTCCAAGTGTCCCCACTGAAAATGGCTGAAAGTGCGTGTCCAACACAGATCTGGGCATCCCAACAGCAGAAGAGCCCACAGGGGCTTCAGATTTGTAAAACTTTGTCTGAAATAACAAAACATTTGGCTCCTCAGACCAGCTACCTCCAAGAGAGAAACCTAAGAGTAAGTGTAAAGAGGAACCTCCAGGGAAGTCTACCTTTGCCTTTATCTGAGTGTTCCCTGAGGACACCCAATAGTCACATGATTTTTATAGGCTGCTGAATTTGAGTACACAGAACCCCTAGAGAGTCTCCCAGTTGTACAGGGATCTATAAGATTGGTGACCAGCAATGGCCTGACATAggggctcactcctataatcccaacactcttggaggtgaaggtggaaggattgtttgagctcaggagttcaagaccagcctgagcaaaagctagaccccatctttactaaaaatagggaaaccagccaggtgttatggcaggcacctgtattcccagctactcaggaggctgagggaggatgaTCATTTGGGCctagcgtttgaggttgctgtgagctatgatgatgccatagctctctagcctaggacaacagagtaaggctttgccttaaaaaataaaataggtgtgtgtgtatgtatgtatgcacacacacacacacatacacacacgtatatatggACACTGGTGACCAGTACTGAAAGCAGTATGTTGCCTGAGTTCTTGTAGTTTGATGTAGCAGAAAAATATTGTGCAATTCACCTGAAATAATTTTCGTTCACAATAAATTGTGTATATTAAAGGTctactttgtctttttatttttgatatagtTTCCACCATTTTAACagagccagaaaaataaaataaaagcaatgcatTTAATTTCAAAAAGTATGTGATTATCActaaatataaatcaaaaatgAAGAGAATGAGACCTAAGCCCACACCTTGGGCTTAGTCACCACATAGCCATTTTCCTCATAAGTCAGGTCCTGCCAGTTCAGAAGGTTGCCACTGTAACACGAATCACACATGTCCTTTAGAGGGAGCACGTGATCCCACAAGGAGACATCCCAAATCTCCCCAACAAAGGACTGAGTTACTTCAAAATTTCCACCAAAGACATCCTGCTCTTGTCCCAGGATAATCTTAGCGTCCGACCCCACAGTGTACCCCTTCCTCACACCCTTCCTCCCCAGGAATTTTCCGTTCACCCAGAGTTCAGCAATCCCAGAGGCAGACTCCCAGCTTGCGCAGATATGCACTGGGCTATAAGGAGAAGGGGGGCCATTGAAAATGACTTCAGAATTTCCGATGGACAGGCTGTACACTCCCATTTTGTTGATGAAGACAAGAAGTGCATTGTCCTGGGTCCGAGTGTTGTAGGAGAAAAGGCTGTAAGAGCGGGTGAGGTCCGTGAAGGCCTTCAGGCACAGTGTGAAGTCCTGCAGTGGCTTGTGCACCCTGGGAATCAAGGACACATAGGCTGTAGTTGATTCTCTGGGGAAAATAAACACCTTCCCTTTCATATCTGTGGAGAAAAGATAATGTGTCAAAATTGGGTCAACCCTCTTGTTTCATTCTCTCTCACTGTAGACGCTCTAGGCTGAGAAGTGACAGAGTGTATATGGGACACAGGAGTTTACCAAGTGCTTGTAATTTCATTAGCTCAGTGACTATCTAAGCAGAACATCAATATTAAAAGGTGGGTTTTGGTTCAGCTGTCCTGTTAGAAAGGTACACTAAAGTTGTTCTATACCCACCCCCAACTCCCTCATTCTTACAGATTTCATCCACATAAAACAGCAAACGCCAGTGTATAGTGTATATACTGAGTATAATGGTCAAAGCACACAGCACCCCATTCTCCCACCTCTGATCAGATTTTGAGATTTCTCCCATGGGTACACATTTAATGATTCATCTTGAACCTTGCCTTGGCTGTAATAGACCAACGCTTGTAGTTAGTGCAAGTCCAAGGAATAGGATAGTGTGCAACCATACAGCCCAGACTTTTATAGTACCCGTGCCTTCCTCTCCATCCcctttttgaagctactgtgtgCCAATTTAAGACCAGTTTTCCTGTTTCCCCATGGGTGCCCTACCAGGATCATGGTATTACTTATCATTGACTTATTTCCTCTCAAGATCCACAAGAGAGGctcatttaataattataaaagcaaCTGGTTTTTCTTGCTTAAGAAAACAAATGTAACAAATACGATgacctgaaaaataaagtagagaaTAATGACTAACTGAATCAAGGGAGACATAGGCTGGAAGCACTATGAAGTCCTGAATTGAGTTAGTTTTACTTCATAGcaggaaatagaaaaacagcATGAATTCCTGTTTCTTAAATTGGGGGCTTCTCAAGAAATGATCACCATGGACAAAGAATAGGAGCAGAGCACTTGGGGAGAGAAACTAAAGGAGAGATTACCGactttaataaagaaagaaagagaacttgAGTTAATACAACAGGAACAAGGAGCATAGAAAAGTAAATTATGCATTTATACCCAGTGATCTAATTATCTCCCTGCTTGTGGTTTGTAACCTTGTCAGTATACAAACCTGGAGCAAAATAGCGTGCTTAGCTAGAGAATGAGGTTTGAATAACATATTACTGTTGGTAATACTATGGAAAAATGGTATCTCAGACCTGAGGAGATGGGATTGTCCTACATGGCGGTACTGAAAAGGAAAGAGTCAGGCCAAAACATTAAAGATTTTtatggagaatttttaaaaaacaacaaatgttttATAGACGTTACACATCACAAAGTACATACTGCCTTTGACTGATCTCTCCCAATCTTTGTAACACCtcttttttgataaatattgttcttatctccattgtatagatgaagaaactgaggatcagagtTCAGCAGCTTCACAAAATTGACTGAATTAGCTTGGAGAAACAAGCTAAAGTCAGCTACTTCCGAGATTTCATATTCTCTCTCACGTTAATGGAGACTTGGAGGGACCTGAGGAGAGAACACTCCAATGTTTGTAACAACTGCTCTTTTTCTAGTAAAAGCCACACATCCCTTCTTATTCTCTCAGGTGAGAAGTAATGATATTTCTGTTCCACAAGCCAAGCCTATTCTTTCTCTGGCCCTAAGACTTCTTTATGCCAGCCATATCCTTACTCATTATCATCtgtgtggttttaaaaatatgtccaaAAATAATTCTCCTCCCCTTGGATGTGGGATGACTCATTCTAATGAAGAGAATAGAGCAGGAGCAAAGTATGTGATTTCTAAGAATAGATGATGACAAGGGTATGGCTTCTGTGCTGGGCCCTTTCCCTCTCAGTGTTAGATCACTCACTTTGGGAGAAGACAAGTGCCACTTTGTGTCAGCTCTACACAGAGGACTTGTGGCAAGGAAGTAAGGGAGGCTTATGGCCAACAGCCAGTGAGGAACCAAGGCCTTTAACCCAACATCCATAAGCAGCTGAGTCCCGACAGTAACCATGTCAGTCAGCTTCAGAGCAGATCCTCTTCCACTCGAGCCTTCAGATGAGACTATGGCCCTGGTCCATAGTCCATCAGCAACTTCAGCCTCATGAGAGACCTGGAGTCAGAATTATCAGCTAATCTACTCCCTACTTCTTGACACACAGAAAGTATAAGGTAATAAATGTTTGcctttttaagccactaagttttgaggTAGATTGTTGTGCAGGAATAGGTAACTTACACACTGTCCTTCGCAGGTGCAGTAGCAGCACTAAAGTGTGCTATAGTTTAGTTCCCCTGAAACTTGGAGAAAACTTCCCATGTAGACTCAATACCTACCTGAATGTGTCTCTTTCCCTGCAACAGTGGTAAGGAATAGGACACACAGAAGAAGCTTGTCCATTGTGCTATCCTGGGGTCCTCCAGAGGAGTGACAAGGATAGCAGAGCTTGTCACAGTGGAGAGATGCTGGCTGTTTGCCTCTTAATATTGTGCTCCTGGGCAAGGCCTTTGTTccaataagagaagaaaaaaagctataaatggtaaaatattaactgaatcaggaaatggtttaaaaaaattttgtttattttataacttATTGTTCCCTTAATTGAGTTGCTCTCTTTGCTTTTAATTGTTCTATTGCCTGTTGAGCTGTCCTGTTCAGGTCCTCCCTTACCATTCTAAGAAAAGAAGCTCTATTCCTTCCTAAAGTGACATTTTATTACCTTATAAATGTAAGGATGTTGTGGAAGTTTAGTGTTAGTAACTATTAGATGAACATGCCTGTGGACCTGCTGGAAGAATCACTCCCCCATTCTTGGAAATTcttcaccccaaaatatggctCTGGAATaaagagtatttttaattaaagagatCAGTAGGCATTGAAAAAGGTTTTCCCTCTTTCTCCAAATAAACCAGAAAGACTCATCAAAAAGAACAATCAACTCTCCTTCCCCTTcatgttatctcaatatattacaGGAAAGAAGACCAAGAATggaaccagacctggcccaaattattttaaagataaaacctgTCTGTCAgattaactttattttcaaagaaaataaattacaagtcaatttttttcttgcattcaTTTATTCTCCCAAGTATCTATCCATTCTCCCTAATACCATTTATTGCATCAGAATTATCTATATTCCttatccctctctcccctctaaAATGAGGGTATATGATTTCTAGACCCCACTGGGATATcaggtaatcactctgtgattctcctcACGTGCACAGTGAATACAcataaatctctttctcttatttacCTGCTTTACTGGTGAGTTGATCTTTTAGCAAAACCTTGGGTCAACAGGGAAGTTTCCCCTCACCCCTacattctcttttcatcttccaCCATGACTCTTCTTTCAAGCTATGCCTTACTTTTATTAACCCTTATTGTTTATCCAGCATGTCAGGAATAGACCCAGCAGCCTTTGTACCAGTCCTTCAGGTCCTGGCCACATTAACTAACCAATGGTATTCCTGGTTATGACAACTTTTAGATCATGCAGAGGAACgtgaatttaatttttgtttttgcagaggTGAGTGCCCAGTGTACCCAGTCCAGAagacatatgtattatatacaagATATGGCATCTGTAGCCATAGTAAAAAACATCATGCAGCCACTCCTGTTGGTGAATCAACTGGACACAGACAAAACTCTATGGAAACTCAGTAACTGTCTCTTTCTCAGGTAAAGTTGTTACCAAAAGCTCAGCACATGTCCACAAAGTTGCATTGGAAAATTTGAACAAAGgattgaggagaaggaaagagaagtttattactttgcCAGCAGAGGAAAAATGTCAGGctatttgtctcaaaataaaatttcctgtGCAAAAGCAGAAACATAAGGCTTTCACAGGATGGGCCCTTAGTTCTAAGCTACTGTGATTTAACTAGTCGATGATTCTAATTATCCATCTCTCTCTGCCTTGACCTCCACCCTCCTGGGAGACCCACTCTGACCTCTGCCCCTCCAGACAGTTCAGcagcacaaagaacaaaagacattccTTTGCTTCTCTTCACCACTACTTGAGGCATAAATGAGGGTCTCAGTTTCCAAAAAGAGTGGGGGAAGctctaaaaagacagaaaacatttttgtcatttttttcaggCCATTCCCTCTTTACAAAGTtaccaaaaagaatttttttttctctttaacagGTGACATACTAGGGTAACATTGATCAAGCCCTACAGTTTGATTGCACACATGGCATTCTTTAACTCTTAGATGGTGCTGACACTAATATTATGATGTCAATGCTTGTCAAATCACCTGATATTATGGGCAGCTCACAAACCAGGCTTGAGCAACTTGGCATAGCTCACTTGCTCCCTTATTAAGTTGCCAAACACTAGTCTAAGGATAGACTAAAAGTCTGGTCTGATGTGGTTAGGTGACAAAACTGAGCCCTGTAACTGCCAGAACTGGACCAAAGTCCTTTATATCTAACATTTCATGACCTGCTCTGTTCCCACAAAGTGGCAAGGATGCACGGAAAGTGGAGACGTGccaataaggaagaaaaggcacagAAAACTTCAGGCTGGGAGGTCACGGATTCCAACTTGACTTGTACTGCATGTAACACCTGTCTTCTTATCTTGTGTTGCTATAAAGTATATAAATGGTTCCCACCCAGATGGTCAGGATGCTGTGGACCTGGTTACCTGACACTCTCTGCTACCAGATGCTCCACTTTAAATGCCGGCCAAACTACAAACCTGGGTCCTTTTGTTCATAACATGGTACCACACAAATGTACTAGatgtgattttatatttaaaataaacaaacaaacaaaaatcatctATACATATAATAACAATTCTAAGTTCTTCCCAGCATTTGGAACTTAAATGAGATTGAAAAGGCAGTTTTTATTCTTCCCATGGTAATAGAACGAGAGTTCGATATCACCATGCAGGCATTTGGAGCACTTCAGTCAGTTAGAAGTCAACAGACTCGCCTCAGTCGTGTTTCAAAACCGCTACATCCTGGTTGCCCTAAAAACAAAACGGGGAGGAGTTGTGCAATTGTTGGGGAAAATGCTGTTCCTACAGAAACCTCTCAGGGCAAGAAGAAAGAGACTGATCTGCACCACTTAGAAGACAAGATAAATATTCTCCATCAGATCAATGAAGTGAAACTATTCCCTTGGTCTACTCCCAGGAGTGGGAGAGTGACTTAAGGGAGTATCGGGAAATGTGTTCTTTTGtacttatttattcttattctaTTCTATGTTCCTGTCTCCCTTTTCAGACCTTTTGTTACTTGACTATTGACTTGATCTTTCTCTCTAAAACCACTGACTCAGcttttaaatatgtgaaatttcTAGGAAAGTCCCAGACAGGGGTAATACAGGAGTTCAGGAAATTACACCCTAAAATATGACTTCttagtataaagaatattttgaatttaatgCCCCTAGAGGTCAATTGATgttggaaggggctttccctctatctgtaTAAAACCAGAAAGAACCATCAAAAAGTACAATAAACTCCCCTTCTCCTCtatgttatctcaatatattataaaaagaagATCATGAATAGAACTACACCTAACCCAAATCTCTTTCAAGATAATACCTAtttctcaggttaatttaatttccaaggaGAACCATTTACAATTAAATCTGTTTCCCCCATGCATTCATCCTCCCTAATAACCATTTATTGCTCCAAAACTGAGTTACCTATATCCTtcatctccctctcccccctgAAATAAGGATAATATAAATTTCTGGATCCCCTTGGGATATTTGGTAATCACTCCATGATTCTCCTTGTACACATAATAAATacatctctttctcttattaatctgacataattgtgagttgatctttcagtgaaccttcTGCACAAAGGGAATATTTTCCTTCACTCCTACATCATGTGTTTAGAGGCTGGGGTTTCTACCACCAGTTGAGTAAGAATATTCACAGACCAGTGGCCACAGTGTCCAACATGGTTGTGAGAGGAAGAACTCTTGGCTCACAGCAGAAGGGAGATCTAGCTCTCATGGTCATGATGACAAAGTTGCCAATTTCTCTGTAAAGGAATTTCTGGTTGCTGGGTATTGAATTGATGCTTTTCACCTGGAATCAGGTCATCAGCCATGAAATTAGGGACTCAGATACGGTGTCTGTGAAGTTGGACAATCTGAGCCTATCTCAAAATAGCACAGAATAGTGCTTAGATGCTGGAAATGATCTAGTTATTCTGTGACCTAAATCTGATTTATAAACCTACTTACGAGTGCTTCATCTTGGCATTTGTTTCTCTGTATtcaatagaaaaattttaagttgttttattgattatcatatatttatttaacacACATTACAAAACTTTGAAATCCAAGAACATATGAGTCATGTATGTTTTCCTCCACAGCTCAATTTCTTGCATCTATCTCtatgaataaatttataataaaagcaCTAAAGCTACATCAGGAATGAACAACTTTCagaattgttgttgttgttgagacagagttgtaccctgtgccctgagcagagtgcaatggtgtcatagctcactgcaacctcagactctggctgtgggcattctgctgcttcagcctctgaaaccgctgggattacaggcacttgctgtggcacctggctgggtttttccattattttcttgagtcggggtctcactcagacaagcctcgaactcccaagctcaagcaatcctccctcatCAGCCTCCCccagggctgggattacaggcgtgagccaccacgcccatcaactttcagaatttttaaatgttatatgaGCTAAGGTTCTCAACTGCAAACAACCAAAGCCACTATAGTTAGTAGTCTACTTAATTATGCTGTGCAACAAACCACCTCAAATGtggtttttataataaatatttgtttaacttATAACTGTGGGTTGGTGatttgggcttagtgattctttTGGTCTTAGCTGGGTAATTAGCAGCGAGTGAGCGCCTATGACAATGACAGTGTGAGTCAGACATGAagtgattaaaattaaaacatttttaaggtcCTCGtcttatttgtataattttaaattgttcaAAATTAATCATGCTTCCTTTTAATTCTAAAACTATATTCATAGTACCAAATTACACCAAGAATTCCTTAAggaattttgaaaatcattttttcacAGTATATTTCTGCATAACACAAACAAGttattttccataaaatgttACTTTGGTTCAACATATTACAAATAATGGTTACATTGTAAATTAATTGTTAAAGTCTTAAATAATATCCATAGTACATATCTAAAAAGACAAATTTGACTTAGCTACCTTGAATAAGTATTCCACATTGTTGAATTAACTTCAATTATGAAAGACAGCATAAATTATGGACAGATTCAAAATGATAATTTTACATATCACATCTAGTTTGGggataaaatatatacacattaaaatgaaaatcaaaatgtaaGTACTTTTTGCTAcatcagaaatatataaaaatttcttgGAAGATTTTGACATCAGTTTCTGACATTTAGaacctaaaaaaagaaacttgaaaatataatatgCTTTGTTTTCGAGTGCTAACTTCCCAAGGGTTTAGTTAATTGCTAAAGACATCTTTATGCATGATAGAATACTTACTAAATTAGAATTGTTTAGCAATCAATATGGTTATACTCAAAAATAGAGTACatatataaacttaaaataatattgtatatttataGATACAGACATATGTACTAAGGTATAAACATGCACAGGAATCATCCATATATACTTAATATAGTGGTTACCTCTAAGGAAGCAGAAAgtaaggaaggggagaggatgagGGCAAATTTCTGACTATATCAATATAACAAGGAGAAAGGAAGCAATTATGAATATGACCTGGCATCTAATATGTAacttttgtctacttttttatcaatataaatttttgcaattattatttttaatttaaaaaataatctccaCATGAATTTTTTGagtgatcattttattttcattattattaatatatttcaacATGAATGCGctttatgaacttttttttttttgagacggtctcactctgtcaccctggatggcatgccatggtgtcatcatagctcacagcaacctcaaactcctggattccagagatctttttgcctcagtttcccgagttgctgggactacagacatctgccacatactcagctagtttttttacttttagtcttTACCAAAGCAGGATTTTCCTCTGGCTCActctggcctcgaactcctgaattcaagcaatcctttgcctcccagaatgttaggatttcaggcctgagccactgcatgtGGCCTATGATCCATATCTTAACCATATCTAtgaattttattcataatttgttatgaatatatatgaaataaatgtacAACTAGGAATAAAAACCATGTAAAATGGAATAATGGCTAAGATCCTTGGCTGTGGCAAACTCTCTGAGTAGCTGAGTCATGGGCAGGGGCTTCTGAACTCCACTAACAGACTTGCTCATTGATACTTACTTGGAGTTCTTCATTAGGTTTCATTTTAAAGGAACAAGATCAAGAAATAGGTCAAGGTCTTCCATTTTAGAGCCCACAGCTAACCTGCATAGTGAATGTTGTTAGTTTTCTGATGAGATAATAGTCCTTCATGCGTCCACATTTTCCCAAGACCTGAAAAGGCAGTTAAGTATTGGGGAGGTTGTATCCTCATGACATAGAGTCCATTTCCACTTCTGACACGTTAggctccctaaaaagaaaaccagcaACAGGAATTTGAAGGAGATGGGGGAGTCACATTCTAGAAACAAGTGCTCAGGCACTAAAAggactttttattcatttctatatACAATTTTCACCTAAACTTGATCCCTTGTCAGCTGGaacaaagactctgtcttgaaGGAAGAGTGTAGGAAGGCAGGTGGTCAGTGTCTCTTCCTCACTTAACTTCGATAGTCTCTAGGGGTCCCCTCAGCTCTCCATACTCATGGAAGAGGGAAGGCACAGCCAGGTAGGAATTAAATACGGCAGGGTGGAAGCTCTTAACATAGAAAAACAGGGGTAGAGGTAGACTAGAGGATTATTGATGGGGGAAGAGAGTCAGGATGGAAACAGAAAGGGTGGTAGAAATGATTTTTTCACATACAAGAGTCCTCAGGGCCAGAGGAAGAAGAGTTGGCTTGGATACTTGATGGTAGCACTATCACCTTTAGTTCAAGAGAATGGGACATGGTCTGAGGTCTGTTTGCTAGAAGGGGAGAAGATGGGCTGGTGTAACAGATTTGGTTAGCCCCTTTCCACCTGCGCAGCTTTCAGAAGGGCTATACTTTCGTGAACCTCAGttccctcatttgtaaagtgggaattaaaaagaaaaaactaccttGTAGATTTCTTATAAATATTGGATGAGATTAGTTATGAGATTAGATATTTGAAATGTtgtaaaaatagttatttttaaaaaagttttaatgttTCTGtactatattctcagaaatgaGCTACTCTCCTCCCTCATACTAGGTTTATCAAAACAACcacattttctgtctttctttcaaaTGTTGAGTTCTAACTAGAGCACAAAATCCATAGAGAAACACTTAATAACATTAAAATCAATAATTAGAATGTCCTTAAAAATCCCATTCACAATGATCTAGTTTGGGGAGATAAGGA is a genomic window containing:
- the LOC128597230 gene encoding mucosal pentraxin-like encodes the protein MDKLLLCVLFLTTVAGKETHSDMKGKVFIFPRESTTAYVSLIPRVHKPLQDFTLCLKAFTDLTRSYSLFSYNTRTQDNALLVFINKMGVYSLSIGNSEVIFNGPPSPYSPVHICASWESASGIAELWVNGKFLGRKGVRKGYTVGSDAKIILGQEQDVFGGNFEVTQSFVGEIWDVSLWDHVLPLKDMCDSCYSGNLLNWQDLTYEENGYVVTKPKVWA